A stretch of the Gavia stellata isolate bGavSte3 chromosome 11, bGavSte3.hap2, whole genome shotgun sequence genome encodes the following:
- the GYG1 gene encoding glycogenin-1, with translation MADQSFVTLATNDSYVKGALVLGSSLQQYRTTRKLTALITPQVSDLMRSVLEKVFDEVILVNVLDSGDSAHLALMKRPELGVTLTKLHCWELTQFSKCVFMDADTMVLSNIDELFEREELSAAPDPGWPDCFNSGVFVYRPSIETYNQLLQFATEKGSFDGADQGLLNTFFSSWATTDMSKHLPFIYNLSSTSVYSYLPAFKAFGANTKVVHFLGSTKPWNYTYDSRTKSIKGNMDDPKIVHPEFLNMWWDTYTANILPLLEQHGVVKETTTGVNTAEVTEAVSHISISAPSPVLPTVSSEERKERWEQGQADYMGVDSFDNIKKKLDTYLQ, from the exons ATGGCAG ACCAGTCTTTTGTGACTCTAGCCACAAATGACTCCTATGTGAAAGGAGCACTGGTACTTGGTTCATCTTTGCAACAGTACAGAACAACAAGGAAGCTGACTGCACTCATAACTCCTCAGGTCTCAGATCTTATGAG GAGCGTGCTGGAAAAAGTCTTCGATGAAGTCATACTGGTAAATGTCTTGGATAGTGGGGATTCAGCACACTTGGCGTTAATGAAAAGACCTGAGCTGGGTGTGACACTAACAAAGCTTCACTGCTGGGAACTGACccagttttcaaaatgtgttttcatggATGCAGACACAATG GTTTTGTCAAATATTGATGAGCTTTTTGAGAGAGAAGAGCTGTCTGCAGCACCAGACCCAGGCTGGCCTGACTGTTTTAATTCTGGAGTTTTTGTTTACCGACCTTCCATTGAAACATACAATCAGCTGTTACAGTTTGCCACAGAGAAAGGCAGCTTTGATG gtgCGGATCAGGGGTTATTAAACACCTTCTTCAGCAGCTGGGCAACAACAGACATGAGCAAACATCTACCATTTATTTATAACTTGAGCAGCACTTCTGTATATTCCTACCTTCCAGCATTTAAAGC GTTTGGTGCAAATACTAAAGTGGTGCATTTCCTGGGAAGCACAAAGCCATGGAACTATACATATGActccagaacaaaaagcatAAAAGGCAACATGGATGACCCTAAAATAGTTCACCCAGAATTCCTCAACATGTGGTGGGATACCTATACAGCTAACATTTTACCATTACTAGAACAGCATGGAGTTGTTAAAGAAACTACTACAGGTGTAAACACG GCAGAGGTTACAGAGGCAGTGTCCCACATATCAATATCAGCACCATCACCGGTATTACCAACTGTATCATCAGAAGAACGCAAGGAACGGTGGGAACAGGGCCAAGCTGACTATATGGGAGTGGATTCCTTTGATAACATCAAGAAGAAACTTGATACCTACCTACAGTAG